TTAGGTGTCGCGTCGCTACAAGCACTTTGATTGGCTGCACGAACGACTGGTGGATAAGTTCTGTTTGATCCCAGTGCCCCCGCTACCGGACAAGCAGATATCCGGACGCTATGAAGAGCAGTTTGTGGAGCATCGACGCGTCCAGCTACAGGAGTTTGTTGACTGGGTGTGTCGCCATCCGGTTATCTCGAAATGCGAGGTGTGGTACCATTTTCTCACTTGCCGGGACGAGAAGATCTGGAAGTCGGGCAAGCGTAAGGCGGAGAGGGATCCCTATGCGGGCGTCAACTACTGCCTGGCCATATCGCCGCCGGACAAGAATCTGCTGCACTCGAAAGTTGACGCCCAGCTGGAGAGTGGAGCACAGTTCATACACAGCATGGATGCGGCCGTGCGCAACCTCAACGGCATTTCCAACGACATGGCCAAGCGATCTATGTCACAGAGTAAAAAGGAATTCCAGCGCATTGGCGATGGTCTCTCCGAGCTGGCCAAGGCCCTAGCCATCGATGAGCGACGAGCACCCACACGCAATGCTGTCCCGCTCTCCGAGAGTGTGGGACGCATTGGCGGCATCTTCATTGGAGTTGGCCAGGCGTTCGGGGATCAGCCCAAGCATGATTGGATTCCACTCTCCGATCGTCTGCACATCTACAGGTTGGTTCTGCTTTCTTAATGCTTGTATATGCCTAATATTGTAATTGTTTCCCATAAAGGGGCGTTCTGAGCTGTTTTCCGGACATATTCTCCACGCATAAGGGAGCCATACAGAAGCGCAAGGACTGCGAAAGATCGACGGCCGAGGGAAAGATGAGCAATGCCCAGCTGCAGGACGTAAACAGGCGTACTGATGTCGTCTCCTACACGGTGCTGGCTGAACTGACGCACTTCAAAGCCGAACGCGACACCCACTTGAAGCAAACGCTAAAGAACTTCATTGCTGAGCAGATCAAGTTCTATCAGGGTGTGGTGGCGCGTTTGCAGGAAGCCAACCGACAGATTGAATAATGGCACACCACGAAGCGTGGTCCAACAGaggaaacaaacaaatgcaCGTAGAGCACAAATTCCGAAAACATTCGCACGCGCGCATTTCAAATGCTTTAAGGTTAAATCTAAACTAAACGCGGTTTTAACATAAACGATAATGAGATATTCAGATAGGTGTTGTTTGTAAATGAAAAGT
The sequence above is a segment of the Drosophila pseudoobscura strain MV-25-SWS-2005 chromosome X, UCI_Dpse_MV25, whole genome shotgun sequence genome. Coding sequences within it:
- the SH3PX1 gene encoding sorting nexin lst-4, producing the protein MTSYVRAMYDFSGEPGSSELSINTGEVLSVTRIDVGEGWWEGKNSRGQVGLFPAAYVEVMSAAEAQRLNGATATPVPPVADPFAAPAPPRYDQTADDDGSNWDDEDDWSDDNDTYSEIGPSGRTAGQAARAGGLSHSTSDYDNKHLPVAPSDDTLSLASTAASTATMKKGMFAKSSDSYILGLSINKEKIPDCEVAYITQLEDSIYQWTHSGTPYSVIVASPKKESKFKGMKTFIAYQLTPSFNNISVSRRYKHFDWLHERLVDKFCLIPVPPLPDKQISGRYEEQFVEHRRVQLQEFVDWVCRHPVISKCEVWYHFLTCRDEKIWKSGKRKAERDPYAGVNYCLAISPPDKNLLHSKVDAQLESGAQFIHSMDAAVRNLNGISNDMAKRSMSQSKKEFQRIGDGLSELAKALAIDERRAPTRNAVPLSESVGRIGGIFIGVGQAFGDQPKHDWIPLSDRLHIYRGVLSCFPDIFSTHKGAIQKRKDCERSTAEGKMSNAQLQDVNRRTDVVSYTVLAELTHFKAERDTHLKQTLKNFIAEQIKFYQGVVARLQEANRQIE